A section of the Pseudomonas tritici genome encodes:
- a CDS encoding Hsp70 family protein, which yields MKNPSPARACGIDFGTSNSTVGWIRPGMETLIALEDDKITLPSVVFFNFEERRPVYGRLALHEYLENYEGRLMRSLKSLLGSKLIKHDTSVLGTAMPFTDLLALFIGQLKSRAEANAGREFEEVVLGRPVFFVDDDPMADQEAENTLVDVARKIGFKDISFQYEPIAAAFDYESTIEKEELVLIVDIGGGTSDFSLVRLSPDRRHNDNRHDDILATGGVHIGGTDFDKQLSLQGMMPLFGYGSRMKSGAYMPTSHHMNLATWHTINSVYSQKSQLALGSMRYDIEDTGGIDRLFKLIEQRAGHWLAMEVEETKIQLTHEDSRHVALDRVEPGLSVALSRALFESAIDGLLERVRGSVTQLLNDASVSVAQVDTVFFTGGSSGIPALRHSISAMLPNARHVEGNIFGSIGSGLAIEASKRYGC from the coding sequence ATGAAAAACCCATCCCCAGCCCGTGCCTGCGGCATCGACTTTGGCACGTCCAACTCCACCGTCGGCTGGATCCGCCCCGGCATGGAAACGCTTATCGCGCTGGAGGACGACAAGATCACGTTGCCGTCGGTGGTGTTCTTCAACTTCGAGGAGCGTCGCCCGGTGTACGGCCGCCTGGCCCTGCATGAGTACCTGGAAAACTACGAAGGCCGGCTGATGCGCTCGCTCAAGAGCCTGCTGGGTTCCAAGCTGATCAAGCACGACACCAGCGTGCTCGGCACGGCGATGCCGTTCACAGACCTGCTGGCGCTGTTTATCGGCCAACTCAAGAGCCGCGCCGAAGCCAACGCCGGCCGTGAGTTCGAAGAAGTGGTGCTGGGCCGCCCGGTGTTTTTCGTCGATGACGACCCGATGGCCGACCAGGAAGCGGAAAACACCCTGGTCGACGTTGCGCGCAAGATCGGCTTCAAGGACATCTCGTTCCAGTACGAACCGATTGCGGCCGCCTTCGACTACGAGTCCACCATCGAAAAGGAAGAGCTGGTACTGATCGTCGACATCGGCGGGGGTACTTCAGACTTCTCGCTGGTGCGCCTGTCGCCAGACCGTCGTCACAACGACAACCGCCACGATGACATCCTCGCCACCGGCGGCGTGCACATCGGCGGTACCGACTTCGACAAGCAACTGAGCCTGCAAGGCATGATGCCGCTGTTCGGTTACGGCAGCCGCATGAAAAGTGGCGCCTACATGCCCACCAGCCATCACATGAACCTGGCCACCTGGCACACCATCAACTCGGTGTACTCGCAGAAATCCCAGCTGGCGTTGGGCAGCATGCGCTATGACATCGAGGACACCGGTGGTATCGATCGCCTGTTCAAGCTGATCGAACAGCGCGCCGGGCACTGGTTGGCGATGGAAGTGGAAGAAACCAAGATCCAGCTGACCCATGAAGACAGCCGCCATGTTGCGCTGGACCGGGTTGAGCCGGGGCTGAGCGTAGCGCTGAGCCGAGCACTGTTCGAGTCGGCCATCGATGGCTTGCTGGAGCGCGTGCGCGGCAGTGTCACGCAGTTGCTCAACGATGCATCGGTCAGTGTGGCGCAGGTGGACACGGTGTTCTTTACCGGCGGTTCCAGCGGGATTCCGGCACTACGTCACAGCATTTCGGCGATGTTGCCGAATGCGCGGCATGTGGAAGGGAATATCTTTGGCAGCATCGGCAGTGGGTTGGCGATTGAGGCGAGCAAGCGATACGGCTGCTGA
- a CDS encoding AI-2E family transporter: protein MPTFSQRHVLLLASYIIIFGGLLLVLPLKLLPSLLAGLLVFELVNMLTPQLQRLIEGRRARWLAVALLGTLIVSVLTLIFAGAISFLLHEAENPGASLDKFMGVVDRARGQLPPFLDAYLPASAAEFRVAIGDWLSKHLSELQLVGKDAAHMFVTLLIGMVLGAIIALQRVPDLTKRKPLAAALFDRLHLLVQAFRNIVFAQIKIAALNTAFTAVFLAVVLPLCGIHLPLTKTLIVLTFLLGLLPVIGNLMSNTLITIVALSLSIWVAVAALGYLIVIHKVEYFLNARIVGGQISAKSWELLLAMLVFEAAFGLPGVVAGPIYYAYLKSELKLGGMV from the coding sequence ATGCCAACGTTTTCTCAGCGTCATGTGTTGTTGCTGGCCAGCTACATCATCATTTTCGGCGGTTTGCTGCTGGTACTGCCGCTCAAATTGCTGCCCAGTCTGCTGGCGGGTCTGTTGGTGTTTGAACTGGTCAACATGCTCACCCCCCAACTGCAACGGCTGATCGAAGGCCGGCGCGCGCGTTGGCTGGCGGTGGCTCTGCTTGGCACACTGATCGTCAGCGTGCTGACCCTGATCTTTGCTGGCGCCATCAGCTTCCTGCTCCACGAAGCGGAAAATCCCGGAGCTTCCCTCGACAAATTCATGGGCGTGGTCGACCGCGCGCGCGGCCAACTGCCGCCGTTTCTCGATGCTTACCTGCCCGCCAGCGCCGCCGAATTCCGCGTGGCCATCGGCGATTGGCTGAGCAAACACCTGAGCGAACTGCAGCTTGTTGGTAAGGATGCCGCGCATATGTTCGTCACCCTGCTGATCGGCATGGTGCTCGGCGCGATCATCGCCTTGCAGCGCGTGCCCGACCTGACCAAACGCAAACCCCTGGCCGCCGCCCTGTTTGATCGCCTGCACTTGCTGGTCCAGGCCTTTCGCAACATTGTTTTCGCCCAGATCAAAATCGCCGCACTCAACACCGCCTTCACCGCCGTGTTCCTCGCCGTGGTGCTGCCGCTGTGCGGGATTCACCTGCCACTGACCAAAACCCTGATCGTGCTCACCTTCCTGCTCGGCTTGCTGCCGGTGATCGGCAACCTGATGTCCAACACCCTGATCACCATCGTCGCGCTGTCGCTGTCGATCTGGGTAGCAGTGGCGGCGTTGGGGTATCTGATTGTTATCCACAAGGTCGAGTACTTCCTCAACGCGCGGATCGTGGGTGGGCAAATCAGTGCCAAATCGTGGGAACTGTTGCTGGCGATGCTGGTGTTTGAAGCCGCGTTTGGTTTGCCGGGGGTGGTGGCGGGGCCGATTTATTATGCGTATTTGAAGAGTGAGCTGAAGCTGGGCGGGATGGTCTAG
- a CDS encoding DnaJ C-terminal domain-containing protein: MDFKDYYKILGVEPSADDKEIKAAYRKLARKYHPDVSKEKDAEAKFKDASEAYEALKSADKRAEYDELRKYGQHGQPFQGPPGWQSRGGYGGGGGGEDFSDFFSSIFGSRGDAFGGGQRRPAGRKGQDVEMHLTVSLEETLSTESKPISFQVPHYDASGRHVSNTTKSLNVKIPAGVADGERIRLKAQGAPGIGGGANGDLYLIIKFAPHPKFEVDGENLIINLPLAPWELALGAEVAVPTLTGKINLKVPAGSQNGQRMRAKGHGLLNKAGQRGYLFVQLKAVMPKSSDDEVKALWQELAQKAAFNPREHF, from the coding sequence ATGGATTTCAAAGACTATTACAAGATTTTGGGTGTCGAGCCGAGTGCTGATGACAAGGAAATCAAGGCCGCCTATCGCAAGCTTGCACGCAAATATCACCCGGATGTGAGCAAGGAAAAAGACGCTGAAGCCAAGTTCAAGGACGCGTCCGAAGCCTATGAAGCGCTTAAAAGCGCCGATAAGCGCGCGGAATACGACGAGCTGCGCAAATACGGCCAACATGGCCAGCCATTCCAGGGCCCGCCGGGCTGGCAGAGCCGTGGTGGCTATGGCGGTGGTGGCGGCGGTGAGGATTTTTCGGACTTCTTCAGCTCCATCTTCGGCTCGCGCGGCGATGCCTTTGGTGGCGGCCAGCGTCGTCCTGCCGGGCGCAAGGGCCAGGATGTGGAGATGCACCTCACGGTGTCGCTTGAAGAGACGCTGTCGACCGAGTCCAAGCCGATCAGCTTCCAGGTGCCGCACTACGACGCCTCGGGCCGGCATGTGAGCAATACCACCAAGAGCCTGAACGTGAAGATCCCCGCCGGCGTGGCCGACGGTGAGCGCATCCGCCTCAAGGCGCAGGGCGCACCGGGGATCGGCGGCGGGGCCAATGGCGACCTGTACCTGATCATCAAGTTCGCGCCGCACCCCAAATTCGAGGTGGACGGTGAAAACCTGATCATCAACCTGCCGCTGGCACCGTGGGAACTGGCCCTGGGCGCGGAAGTCGCCGTGCCGACACTGACCGGCAAGATCAACCTCAAGGTGCCCGCCGGCAGCCAGAACGGCCAGCGCATGCGCGCCAAGGGCCATGGCCTGTTGAACAAGGCGGGGCAGCGCGGGTACCTGTTCGTGCAGCTCAAGGCGGTAATGCCCAAGAGCAGCGACGATGAGGTGAAGGCGCTGTGGCAGGAACTGGCGCAGAAAGCCGCGTTCAACCCACGCGAGCACTTCTGA
- a CDS encoding AraC family transcriptional regulator, which yields MAKHNVRLQDFPQLPSPVYFRYSDFAPDTECTPHQHFWGSLDYSASGVMRMEVAGSRFMSPPQYAVWVPPHTEHSSYNAEAIVYHSVGLAPELCEELPQQPCTLAISDILKAILRDFAQRDVNMPQSASDIRLAQALVDQLKQAPIHECFLPYARHPGLLGVLEGMQADPADNRPLSHWAEQVHVSERTLARQFVRELGMSFGEWRQRLRYLAAIEALDSERSVQHVAFDLGYSTASAFIAMFQRQAGCTPEQYRRTHIRSR from the coding sequence ATGGCCAAGCACAACGTACGCCTTCAGGATTTCCCCCAACTGCCCAGTCCGGTGTACTTCCGCTATTCGGATTTCGCCCCGGACACCGAATGCACCCCACACCAGCATTTCTGGGGCTCGCTGGATTACTCCGCCAGCGGCGTGATGCGCATGGAAGTGGCCGGCAGCCGCTTCATGTCACCGCCGCAATACGCGGTGTGGGTGCCGCCGCACACCGAACACAGTTCCTACAACGCCGAGGCGATTGTCTACCACTCGGTGGGCCTTGCCCCGGAACTCTGCGAGGAACTGCCGCAACAGCCTTGCACCCTGGCCATCAGCGATATCCTCAAGGCCATCCTTCGCGACTTCGCACAGCGCGACGTAAATATGCCGCAGAGCGCATCCGATATCCGCCTGGCCCAAGCGCTGGTGGACCAGCTCAAACAGGCGCCGATCCACGAGTGTTTCCTGCCCTACGCCCGCCACCCAGGGTTGCTCGGCGTATTGGAAGGCATGCAGGCCGACCCCGCAGACAACCGCCCCCTGTCGCATTGGGCCGAGCAGGTACACGTGAGCGAACGCACCCTGGCGCGTCAGTTTGTGCGCGAACTCGGCATGAGCTTTGGTGAATGGCGCCAGCGCCTGCGCTACCTGGCGGCCATCGAAGCCCTCGACAGCGAGCGCAGCGTGCAACATGTGGCATTCGACTTGGGCTACAGCACCGCCTCGGCCTTTATCGCCATGTTCCAACGCCAGGCGGGTTGTACCCCGGAGCAGTATCGGCGGACGCATATACGCAGTCGGTGA
- a CDS encoding PsiF family protein: MKMLRIPLLMMGLLLCSQGFAATAQQNKMTTCNAEASTKTLKGDERKAFMKTCLSAPAANDAKTLTPQQQKMKDCNASAKTKALTGDARKTYMSTCLKGS; the protein is encoded by the coding sequence ATGAAGATGCTGCGAATTCCGCTGTTGATGATGGGCCTGCTGCTGTGTTCCCAGGGCTTTGCCGCCACCGCCCAGCAAAACAAAATGACCACCTGCAACGCTGAAGCCTCCACCAAGACGCTCAAGGGCGACGAGCGCAAGGCCTTCATGAAAACCTGCCTGTCGGCCCCGGCGGCCAACGACGCCAAGACCCTGACCCCGCAGCAGCAGAAGATGAAGGATTGCAATGCATCGGCGAAAACCAAGGCGCTGACGGGCGATGCGCGCAAAACCTACATGAGTACTTGCCTGAAAGGCAGCTGA